Proteins found in one Salminus brasiliensis chromosome 13, fSalBra1.hap2, whole genome shotgun sequence genomic segment:
- the ehd2b gene encoding EH domain-containing protein 2b isoform X1, protein MSRWGRKNVKKAPEVIRTVTEGLKSLYRKKLLPIEEYYGFQDFHSPSLEEADFDNKPMVLVVGQYSTGKTTFIKYLLEQDVPGSRIGPEPTTDCFTAIMHGEVEGLIPGNALIVDPNKPFRKLNPFGNTFLNRFQCAQLPNQVLESISIIDTPGILSGAKQRVSRGEASTKGYDFPAVLRWFAERVDRIILLFDAHKLEISDEFSEAIGALRGNEDKLRVVLNKADMVGTQQLMRVYGALMWSLGKVFGTPEVLRVYIGSFWSEPLMVPDNRKLFELEEEDLFADIQNLPRNAALRKLNDLVKRARLVRVHAHIISYLKQEMPSVFRKDNKKKNLIYQLPVIFSKIQLQHHISPGDFPDCAKMQEQLVGHDFTKFKPLKPNMMAMLDELLSSDIAKLMPLLRQEELEAGVQPGVQGGAFLGTRAGPFVEGDPFGEKVEEDGEIGETEEDWVVTKDKPKYDEIFYNLAPSEGKLSGPKAKDWMVSTRLPNSVLGRIWKLSDVDRDGMLDDEEFALASHLIEVKLEGHGLPPELPARLVPPSKRRQKGSDA, encoded by the exons ATGTCTCGCTGGGGGCGGAAAAATGTCAAGAAGGCCCCTGAGGTGATCAGGACGGTCACGGAGGGCCTGAAGTCACTCTATCGAAAGAAGCTTCTGCCCATTGAGGAGTACTACGGCTTCCAGGACTTCCACTCCCCAAGTCTGGAGGAAGCTGACTTTGACAACAAACCTATGGTGCTAGTGGTTGGTCAGTACTCCACAGGAAAGACCACCTTCATCAA GTACCTGCTGGAGCAGGATGTGCCTGGAAGCCGCATAGGACCAGAGCCTACTACAGATTGCTTTACTGCGATCATGCATGGTGAAGTGGAAGGGCTGATCCCAGGAAATGCTCTCATAGTGGACCCCAACAAGCCCTTCCGCAAGCTCAACCCCTTCGGAAACACCTTCCTCAACAG ATTTCAGTGTGCACAGCTTCCCAACCAGGTTCTGGAGAGCATCAGTATCATCGACACTCCTGGCATCCTGTCTGGAGCCAAGCAGAGAGTGAGCCGAGGTGAGGCCAGCACTAAAG GCTACGACTTCCCGGCCGTCCTGCGTTGGTTTGCTGAACGTGTGGACAGGATCATTCTCCTGTTTGATGCTCACAAGCTGGAGATTTCTGATGAGTTTTCGGAGGCCATAGGTGCTCTGAGGGGCAATGAGGACAAACTGCGTGTGGTGCTCAACAAGGCCGACATGGTTGGAACGCAGCAGCTGATGCGTGTGTATGGCGCACTCATGTGGTCTCTGGGGAAGGTTTTTGGCACCCCCGAGGTTCTGAGGGTGTACATCGGATCGTTCTGGTCCGAGCCCCTCATGGTTCCAGATAACAGAAAGCTGTTTGAGCTGGAAGAGGAAGACCTCTTTGCAGACATTCAGAACCTACCACGCAACGCAGCTCTCCGCAAGCTGAATGACCTGGTGAAAAGAGCTCGTCTTGTGAGG GTCCATGCTCACATCATCAGTTATCTGAAGCAGGAGATGCCATCTGTCTTCAGGAAGGACAACAAAAAGAAGAACCTGATCTACCAGCTGCCCGTCATCTTCTCCAAGATCCAGCTGCAACATCACATTTCCCCTGGAGATTTCCCTGACTGCGCCAAGATGCAG GAGCAGCTCGTGGGTCATGACTTCACCAAGTTCAAGCCCCTAAAACCAAACATGATGGCTATGCTGGATGAGCTGCTGTCCTCCGACATCGCCAAGCTGATGCCTCTCCTCAGgcaggaggagctggaggcaGGCGTTCAACCCGGAGTCCAAGGTGGGGCCTTCCTAGGGACCCGTGCCGGGCCCTTTGTGGAAGGCGACCCTTTCGGCGAGAAAGTGGAGGAAGATGGCGAGATCGGCGAGACCGAAGAAGATTGGGTCGTGACTAAAGATAAGCCAAAGTATGACGAGATTTTCTACAACCTAGCCCCCAGCGAAGGCAAGCTGAGTGGACCCAAGGCCAAAGACTGGATGGTCAGCACACGGCTGCCCAACTCTGTGCTGGGCCGGATCTGGAAGCTGTCCGACGTGGACCGGGATGGCATGCTGGATGATGAGGAGTTCGCCCTGGCCAGCCACCTGATTGAGGTGAAGCTCGAGGGCCATGGCCTGCCGCCTGAGTTACCCGCTCGCCTGGTGCCTCCCTCTAAGCGCAGACAGAAAGGATCTGATGCCTAG
- the ehd2b gene encoding EH domain-containing protein 2b isoform X2: protein MSRWGRKNVKKAPEVIRTVTEGLKSLYRKKLLPIEEYYGFQDFHSPSLEEADFDNKPMVLVVGQYSTGKTTFIKYLLEQDVPGSRIGPEPTTDCFTAIMHGEVEGLIPGNALIVDPNKPFRKLNPFGNTFLNRFQCAQLPNQVLESISIIDTPGILSGAKQRVSRGYDFPAVLRWFAERVDRIILLFDAHKLEISDEFSEAIGALRGNEDKLRVVLNKADMVGTQQLMRVYGALMWSLGKVFGTPEVLRVYIGSFWSEPLMVPDNRKLFELEEEDLFADIQNLPRNAALRKLNDLVKRARLVRVHAHIISYLKQEMPSVFRKDNKKKNLIYQLPVIFSKIQLQHHISPGDFPDCAKMQEQLVGHDFTKFKPLKPNMMAMLDELLSSDIAKLMPLLRQEELEAGVQPGVQGGAFLGTRAGPFVEGDPFGEKVEEDGEIGETEEDWVVTKDKPKYDEIFYNLAPSEGKLSGPKAKDWMVSTRLPNSVLGRIWKLSDVDRDGMLDDEEFALASHLIEVKLEGHGLPPELPARLVPPSKRRQKGSDA, encoded by the exons ATGTCTCGCTGGGGGCGGAAAAATGTCAAGAAGGCCCCTGAGGTGATCAGGACGGTCACGGAGGGCCTGAAGTCACTCTATCGAAAGAAGCTTCTGCCCATTGAGGAGTACTACGGCTTCCAGGACTTCCACTCCCCAAGTCTGGAGGAAGCTGACTTTGACAACAAACCTATGGTGCTAGTGGTTGGTCAGTACTCCACAGGAAAGACCACCTTCATCAA GTACCTGCTGGAGCAGGATGTGCCTGGAAGCCGCATAGGACCAGAGCCTACTACAGATTGCTTTACTGCGATCATGCATGGTGAAGTGGAAGGGCTGATCCCAGGAAATGCTCTCATAGTGGACCCCAACAAGCCCTTCCGCAAGCTCAACCCCTTCGGAAACACCTTCCTCAACAG ATTTCAGTGTGCACAGCTTCCCAACCAGGTTCTGGAGAGCATCAGTATCATCGACACTCCTGGCATCCTGTCTGGAGCCAAGCAGAGAGTGAGCCGAG GCTACGACTTCCCGGCCGTCCTGCGTTGGTTTGCTGAACGTGTGGACAGGATCATTCTCCTGTTTGATGCTCACAAGCTGGAGATTTCTGATGAGTTTTCGGAGGCCATAGGTGCTCTGAGGGGCAATGAGGACAAACTGCGTGTGGTGCTCAACAAGGCCGACATGGTTGGAACGCAGCAGCTGATGCGTGTGTATGGCGCACTCATGTGGTCTCTGGGGAAGGTTTTTGGCACCCCCGAGGTTCTGAGGGTGTACATCGGATCGTTCTGGTCCGAGCCCCTCATGGTTCCAGATAACAGAAAGCTGTTTGAGCTGGAAGAGGAAGACCTCTTTGCAGACATTCAGAACCTACCACGCAACGCAGCTCTCCGCAAGCTGAATGACCTGGTGAAAAGAGCTCGTCTTGTGAGG GTCCATGCTCACATCATCAGTTATCTGAAGCAGGAGATGCCATCTGTCTTCAGGAAGGACAACAAAAAGAAGAACCTGATCTACCAGCTGCCCGTCATCTTCTCCAAGATCCAGCTGCAACATCACATTTCCCCTGGAGATTTCCCTGACTGCGCCAAGATGCAG GAGCAGCTCGTGGGTCATGACTTCACCAAGTTCAAGCCCCTAAAACCAAACATGATGGCTATGCTGGATGAGCTGCTGTCCTCCGACATCGCCAAGCTGATGCCTCTCCTCAGgcaggaggagctggaggcaGGCGTTCAACCCGGAGTCCAAGGTGGGGCCTTCCTAGGGACCCGTGCCGGGCCCTTTGTGGAAGGCGACCCTTTCGGCGAGAAAGTGGAGGAAGATGGCGAGATCGGCGAGACCGAAGAAGATTGGGTCGTGACTAAAGATAAGCCAAAGTATGACGAGATTTTCTACAACCTAGCCCCCAGCGAAGGCAAGCTGAGTGGACCCAAGGCCAAAGACTGGATGGTCAGCACACGGCTGCCCAACTCTGTGCTGGGCCGGATCTGGAAGCTGTCCGACGTGGACCGGGATGGCATGCTGGATGATGAGGAGTTCGCCCTGGCCAGCCACCTGATTGAGGTGAAGCTCGAGGGCCATGGCCTGCCGCCTGAGTTACCCGCTCGCCTGGTGCCTCCCTCTAAGCGCAGACAGAAAGGATCTGATGCCTAG